In Hemicordylus capensis ecotype Gifberg chromosome 12, rHemCap1.1.pri, whole genome shotgun sequence, the genomic stretch AGTTCGGCCAACCTGTAGGTGCCAAAGGGTTGACCCAAGGCTCCCATGGTTGTCTTCTGTTTCCTCAAAAAGATGATGATTTTGAAGTAGGTAAAGAAAGGCAAGATGATGGCCAAAGTGCCATGGGGGATAGTGATGAAGATGAGGTAGTCATTGCAGAGAGGGCTATAAAGGACAGAGGATTTGGCCGCATCCAAGCAGTTCCACCCCATCAGAGGCATGAAGCCCAAGAAGACAGCAGGCATCCAGATACCCAACACAACTATCAAGGTCTGGTTTCTGGTGACCCAGTATCTCGACTTCAGGCTTTCAGTCACCACCAAGTAGCGCTCGAACCCAATGCTGACTAAATTGTAGATGGTGGCCAGAATCGACATGGTGTAGGAGGTGTACGCGAGCAGGAGAGCCTTGGAGCCATCGACAGTGCTTTGCGGGTTGGTGATGAACAAGATGGCGATCCAGAGGCTTGAAGAGCTGGAGAGGAGATCGGCGATGGCCAGGTTGCAGAAGAGGATGAAGATGGGCTTGTGCATGTCTTTGGAGCATGCAATGGCGAGGATCACGGCAGAGTTGAAGAGGATGGAGACTGAGGTGACAGTCAGCTGAGGAACCCCCAAGGAAAGCACCAGGTGCCTGGTCCAGATAGGGGTGTGGTTCGAAAATTCAGATCTCTGACCATGGAGAAAAAGCGGCACTCTGGTTTTAAATGGCATTTCTCCTTATCCTTCTTGCCTGCTGTACTGAACAGAAGAAAAGGGAAGCGGATCATCACCTCTTTGTGGTCACAAAGTGGAAGAAGCCGCATTGCACAGTTCTGTTGCCATACGGCCATCTCTTGCTAAACATTAACTTTCCATACGCCTAAGTATTTTGGTTATCAGCTCAGAGAGCCTGAGGTTGCTAAGCTGATCCTAGGTAGAAAATATATTTCACAAGCTGGCACTAATCTCCCTGTGGCAATTTTTTAAGCAGAAATCTCATTTGGGCTGCCTACACTGGAATTATGTTAATTAATTGCCAAACATTAAACCCCTTGAGGCTGTCCTTTCCTATAAAACGGGAGATGCGGGGAAGGCGAACATTTCCACAGAATTTCAGAATGATCCGACATAATAGACCACAAAAAACTTCATCCCAACAAGCTTTTGGTGTCCTAAGATCTGGATTTTTGCCATAACCACCTAAAGCTGCAACCTTCTGTACGTTTACTTGTGCGTAACATTTTGCTTTGGAAGGGCAGATGTGCATTCATGTGTTATCCAGACTGAagtcaaagtccctgcgagtatCTGGGAACATACCATTCACGATTCAGGTTCTTCATTGTGCATTGGCGCTTAGCCCcgtttatgtccggggtaaaaaaaaaattcaactaTTTGCATTGGTTTGTTTGGGCAAATTTGGAcacgcagtaaagcctcgcggcAAACCTGcaggaaagcctgctgtctgggaaagctcctggtgctgAATCTTTCGTTGCAGATCCATCAGCAGGCACGGCACCACAAGCAATCAGGGCCTTGTTTGCCAGTGCATCAAGAACAGTCTAGCAATTTCTCCACATAAGTCTTCCCAAGAGGTATCCCTGCCCCACGGAGCTTACAGTCTACACTTGAacaaagggtgggggaagagagacaggcaGGGCATGCGGTCCCAATGTTCTGCCCCGGGTGACAGCCTGTCCCGGAATTGCCAGGCATGAGGTTTGCCAAGATTTCTTCCCTGAACTCTTTTAATGAGAGAATCCAGAGACTGAGCCtcagtctcgggggggggggctctaacAGGCCCCCCACCATCTGCACCCTCCCATGATGGGAGATCATCTCATGTTGTCAGACGGAGCCTGGGCTTTATGCCCGCTTTGTGCCTTTATCTCCATCCCAGCActccttttaggaacataggaagctgccttctactacgtcagacccttggtccatctagctcagggttgtctacccaggctggcagcagcttctccaaggttgcaggcaggagtctctctcaggcctttcttggagatgcagcaAGGGGTAGGTAGGCAGGTAGATAATAATGACTGACATATTTATATCCAGCCCAAAGcgcacgtctctgggcggctcacaataaaatacaaatcacGTCAAAACaaaaaggctaaaaccacaatctgaaacaatgttaaaaactatcaaaacagtatctaactAAAAGTCTCTAAATtagtaaataaaaataaggcaccctgtccccaaagggctcacaatataaaaaagaaacctaagatagatatGAATACAATacgacaaatacttatatactgtatttaacaaaccaaccaacccaaacaatctgaaattatccagcagctttcAATAGGCTTGGaaccagcagcctgatcaggaagaaggtggaagttgcagctagccacaaaacagcaaaacagtaatattcgaatcagaaaaatgatgagtatgtgtgtgagagagaaagaatttataacaataatttACCCTGCACTACCgtcaccaattttctgtctctgcc encodes the following:
- the LOC128335830 gene encoding lysophosphatidic acid receptor 2-like, with translation MPFKTRVPLFLHGQRSEFSNHTPIWTRHLVLSLGVPQLTVTSVSILFNSAVILAIACSKDMHKPIFILFCNLAIADLLSSSSSLWIAILFITNPQSTVDGSKALLLAYTSYTMSILATIYNLVSIGFERYLVVTESLKSRYWVTRNQTLIVVLGIWMPAVFLGFMPLMGWNCLDAAKSSVLYSPLCNDYLIFITIPHGTLAIILPFFTYFKIIIFLRKQKTTMGALGQPFGTYRLAELQVARMSIFIWSLALLSYAPFFVGVILDSTSQQSPENLPAGIYVFRNLTAMMITMNSLGNPIVYTLKVKKLGHRLRLLKCPSNNRIEVYAIGKI